The segment GGTCTTCATGGTGGTTGTGTCGAAACGGGACAGAAATAAGAGGAGAGGGGAAGAGGAGAACGGGTTTTTATTGATGGTTTGGGTTCCGCCGGAGGTAGCGACAATGATGGCTGATGGTCGAGTAGCAAAAGAGGGAGAACAAACGAAAGCACTAGCAATGCCACTAATGGGGGTCAATTTAGATGGAATCCTTTTATTGATTAATTGAAATATGAGATTGATGATTAAAGgatataacataaaaaggaaaaaaatattctcaCTAGGAAGTAGTAGTTCAATTGAATTTGATCTAAACctaattcatttgttttttcaAATCTAATCCAAATTTCATTTTTGGATGATTGAAAAACATgtcactttatttttaattgaattgattattttttctaaattttttatatgagaGTTTACAAGTTTGTGTGAAATCAACAATGATAAATTCGGTGTAAGAATTTGGTCTTTGTTGTCATGGAGAAGAAAGacaataaatttgaaaaataaataaacagacatatatttataaaagagatattaaaaattaaaattttgacatttaattTTTGTGCTCTGAAACACACTCTCTGTGCCAGCTAAACATTCAAAGAGGTAATAATATCAGTTTTAAACAATTCAGGTGGGTGATAGGACTCTCGTAAAGTTATAGTGTGTAGTCGAAAATTCGAATATATATTAGGGGACTTTTGTTCTCTGTAATAAGTAGTTTTAAActgtattaaaagtgatcaaatgaaaaataatgttattgctataaatgataaatatgttcttaatatagtatatttatgtaagttccctgataaatttgttttttaaggGGCGTTAACTAAATAATACTAAACCAATATCATCAAGagtaaaataaattcaagagaAATATTATTagtcatatatacaaattttaagtggtatttgattaaatgattttaattttgcTCTAATATGTATTTTTGTGGTAGTAAATTATCTCATTCTTTTTCTCGCAAATCTAATGTGAAGAGTCTCACTAATACGTccataattaaactattttcttAATTGACACGTGATTTTTTACTcaaattaattacaaaaattgcACAAATACTACCGATattcaaagtaaaaaaatataactataggatttgaatttaaattgaaagaaatagcTAAAGCGACTctattaatttcaaaaaagattatacactaattaaatttaaatagaattaaaaaatatttttgattttttttttaaaaatatccttaTTAAAGTAGGCACATCGACATAGAGATGTATGCTTCAGCTATGTAGAGTTATCTTCTCAGCGTAGTTGTTTAGTAAATTGAGAAACTATTAGTCAATTAACTTTTTGTTGCATCGActatataaaattgaaagttACTATAGAGTCTAAACAACATTACAGATGAGTTTACCGAAACAAAACGAAATGTAATTGCTGACTCTTTTATAATGGATGAgtcattttcaataatttctataatacaattcaatataaaaaaaaataatttattaaacttGATTGTTGTTGTAGTGTCTAGTTGACATCTAAAACGAGTatatatcttttctttttttaattaaaagttagTATATGTCATATGTGTCACTCCCCGACACCTGAAGAATTAACTATAgagatttataaatatttagtaaaatcatgtttttcataaatagcttataacttatttatttatttacaatcAAGTCTTCAGAAAGTCCTTCAAATTTcgttatttctattatttcctTGCTTAAAATGTGTTTCTAAAAactctttcttttaaaaaatagcaAAAGCTACTTTTTATGCTTTTTTAGGGGAAGGGTTCTTTCTCCCTCGTCGTCCTAGAGCAACCTTTAAAAGAACTTATTGCTCTGGACAATTTCGtgccccacccccacccccaccccccaaaaaaaattgattttgagaAGAATGATTTTCCTGAGTGAATTTTGTAAAGGCAATATCTCTAcgaaagttgttaaatgccatgtAGATGCCACATTGCACGCCAATAGGGTTTCACTGTGCTAAATCCTTAAAACTTAAGTACTCTTTTTTCgcttcatttcattattttccagaAATGATTTCACCCATTCTCTCTCATTTCGCGGCatccacatgacatttaacaactCTAGTTAATAAGAAGGGTACTTTAGACACAATAGTTTGATGAGAAGGATacttttgagccgaaatatagtttaagggtaaatatgagttatttcggatagtttaagggtattttgatccttttttatttagtctatgtggcagtgaAACCCTATTGTCGTGCAATGTGACATTCATAGCATTTAACAACTTCTGTTGATAAGGACgacacttttgacccaatagtttgacggaaaTGATAGTTTTGAAccgaaatataatttaagggTAAAATAATCTATTTTGGATAGTCTTTAGGATATTTTTTTCTACCCTTTTCCGCAAAAAATTATATAGATTCACTCAAAATCAGCCAATGAAAAAGGATGCaagccaaaaataaaataaaattcaatgatCACATTTCGACCCCCTTAATCCTAACTTTTTGTACAGTAGTTAAACTATTTTTGGTTGAATAATTAGATCACCTCGTGCATATAAATCACATCTCTTTGTAACTGAGAATATGTCTTCTATCCTCCAAATAAGATTGAGGAGTCCTTGTACTTGGCTGTCCAACTCCTTCAAATCTCTTTGtaagctctctctctctctaatatatattattacaagAAACAATTTGCACACATCTCAAGGTACGTACCACTTTCTACCACACATATACCTGTGCACCAAACATGAGAGAAATGACATTCTAAGAACACAATAGTTCCAATATTCAATAAAGTAGCAAATAACATTCTCGTTCACCAAAAAACCTTAGTTCAACAGGTACTAGCACCAATATGCAACTTTTACACATAAGCTACTCTCTACATCTCCAAATACCATTCTCATACAGTAAAATTGTCCAGCCAGTCacttttttcctcatttttctttactattttaaGACAAGCTCCGAGAACTAGTCCATAGTTTTTTTGTGTCCCAACGACCGAACCTAGAGCCCTAATCTTATTCTACATCATCCAAAACACGATTTTGTGTACCAAACTGTTTGGAACTCGGACCATTGATGCTAATCATTCCAAGCTGTGGTAGAATTTATCGCGTAGGCTGCTGGTTGTAATGGctcttctctttcttctttgcaGCAGCAAGCTTGGAATTCCGTGCAGCAGCCTCTATTGCAGCTGCTCTTGCAGCAGCATCTGTCTCTTTCCCggatttctttttctttgccGAAGCCACCCTTTTCagcctctccttcatatccacTGTTGACACATCTTCTACTGGTCCAGCTCCTCCAGTTTCCTCGGGTCCAGTAGTGCCATCTACATTGTTGGGCTGATCCTCTGATTCCTTCACCCCCTTGGATGCTTTgtccttctttttcttcttctttgcaCTTTTAGGCTCTGTGGCCCCaccatttttcttttctacatCTTCTGCTGGCTTACCCTCTTTCTTCTCGTTAGCAACATCTGTAATTATAGAAAAACATTTAGGAAAATCCAGCTTCAGATACCCATCGAGTCAAACTAGGCATCTTAACCAAATAATTGACAGCAAGTGCtaaccaaaagaaaaagtagtcCATAAAATAAACGAGAATATGATATCAGTCTTAAGGAGAccatcaattttatcataatttcaaTAACTATTTACTAAGGGAAAAACCATTATCAGTACACGAGGCAAAAGAATTACCAGGTAGGTCTTCCGGACCGTTCTCCTTTTGTTCCACCCCAAAATCAGCTAAAAGTGCCTCCAATTCAGCAAGctcctttttctttctctctttcttcgATAGTTGTCTCTCAGCTTCTTTGGGAGCTGGTGAAGCTTCTATCTTTTGTCTTACTGGCTCAGCATGTTCTGCAACCTCAGACTCGTGGTCATTATCCTCCACATCTTCATCTTCAAGAAGGTCGTCCTCACTTTCTGTTTCCTGCAAACCCAATTACAAATTCAGTATATGCACAGTACTAACTCAAATAAACGTTCAAACTTCTATGGCTGCCAAATATTGCAATAATTTGGTTATTTACTTCCTTTTCCTTCGTTTTCAACTTACTATTCCCTTGTGAAAGAAAATTAATCCCTAAATTTTGAAGAACAGACAGTGCAGAAAACATAGACATGAGAGTAGGGAGTCAACAGAACAATAAATCATCATGCAAAATGAACAGCCATAAGGAATAAAATATGCATTGAAGCAACTATTAACTAGTGGAATTCCAGGAGTCCAAAGAGAAAGGAAAACACTAGCTGCACTTACAGCCACAGGCCCCAACCAAACATTCCAATTTCAAAAAAGGAGAACATTTTTAGAACCTAAAACCAAATAAGGAGTTGTCTTAAAATCCCAACATTCTTCTACAATGTGGAtcaaaaaaataactcaaagcATTGGAAACAATCATCCTGTAGGCAGTACCAACTATTGGAACATGAAATTAAAGCTTAATTGTTACTGATGCACATACATTAAGTTGGGTCTTTGCCAAGAGTTCTCTTAGCTCGGCTAGAGACTTGTATGACAGGGACTGAAGGAAACCACAGATGTTTTGATGTTTCAACTCCTAAACGTTCCCTAAAAGCTAGATGTTTGGTTAACTTTTATAGTTGGGCTAGACT is part of the Solanum pennellii chromosome 8, SPENNV200 genome and harbors:
- the LOC107029076 gene encoding 46 kDa FK506-binding nuclear protein-like, with translation MMGGNRREEGSVMVKNSNVFAALDTLRKKKKSDKEKSKGSSKKEQEPEVLWAPAPLTVKSWADVDDEDDDDYYATTAPLQSFMGSNESGKKPEPVEETESEDDLLEDEDVEDNDHESEVAEHAEPVRQKIEASPAPKEAERQLSKKERKKKELAELEALLADFGVEQKENGPEDLPDVANEKKEGKPAEDVEKKNGGATEPKSAKKKKKKDKASKGVKESEDQPNNVDGTTGPEETGGAGPVEDVSTVDMKERLKRVASAKKKKSGKETDAAARAAAIEAAARNSKLAAAKKKEKSHYNQQPTR